A region of Fusobacteriaceae bacterium DNA encodes the following proteins:
- a CDS encoding glycosyltransferase family 9 protein, with protein MKKQIKRIIIANTGKIRSMVLSIPTFFLAKKMYPEAEIVVLARRYNYEIARNLPYIDRIFILEDYKKTEVEDKIAYFNADAFIALNEDKYLEKMAKASRAKIRIGPIRSFSALLTWNKGAVQLRSKAAKNEGEYNIELLKKLNRKLYAENYTLNTKLWLSPAGKVAADAFFKSGNIAGPVLVVNPFTAGSGKNLSDEQYAALLKKFHAKNRDVRVIILCEIDQEDRAAKLMENAGNEGILIFPNGGDLLNIAAVIDKGSLYLGPVAGPTQMAGALRKPAIVICPARPNYGRERWGLLGDEKAIYITPDGRPGKKENYRKKNFETYDREVEDLILTELGKFFRFHA; from the coding sequence ATGAAAAAGCAAATCAAGAGAATCATCATCGCCAACACCGGAAAGATCAGAAGTATGGTTCTTTCGATCCCGACGTTTTTTCTGGCCAAAAAGATGTATCCCGAGGCGGAAATCGTGGTCCTCGCCAGGCGCTACAACTATGAGATCGCGAGAAATCTCCCTTATATCGACCGGATTTTCATTCTCGAAGATTATAAGAAGACCGAGGTGGAAGACAAAATCGCCTATTTCAACGCGGACGCCTTCATCGCCCTCAACGAGGACAAGTACCTCGAAAAGATGGCCAAAGCCAGCCGCGCAAAGATTCGGATCGGCCCCATCAGGAGCTTTTCGGCGCTCTTGACCTGGAACAAAGGGGCGGTGCAACTGCGCTCCAAAGCCGCCAAAAACGAGGGCGAATACAATATTGAACTTTTGAAGAAGCTCAACAGAAAATTGTACGCGGAAAATTATACGCTCAATACGAAGCTCTGGCTCAGCCCCGCCGGTAAAGTGGCCGCCGACGCCTTTTTCAAATCCGGCAATATCGCGGGGCCCGTACTTGTCGTGAATCCCTTTACGGCCGGATCGGGGAAGAATCTCTCCGACGAGCAGTACGCCGCCCTCTTGAAGAAATTTCACGCGAAAAACCGGGATGTCCGGGTGATCATCCTCTGCGAAATCGATCAGGAAGACCGGGCCGCAAAGCTCATGGAAAACGCCGGAAACGAGGGCATTCTCATCTTCCCCAACGGCGGGGATCTGCTGAATATCGCGGCCGTGATCGACAAAGGCAGCCTGTATCTGGGGCCCGTCGCGGGACCGACCCAAATGGCGGGGGCGCTCCGGAAGCCGGCTATCGTCATTTGCCCGGCCCGGCCCAACTACGGCAGAGAGCGCTGGGGCCTCCTCGGCGACGAAAAGGCCATCTACATCACCCCCGACGGCAGACCCGGCAAGAAGGAAAATTACCGGAAAAAGAACTTTGAAACCTACGACCGGGAAGTCGAGGACCTGATCCTGACGGAGCTCGGAAAATTTTTCCGCTTTCATGCCTGA